In the Bacteroidota bacterium genome, TTCGCAGGAAATTGGAACTACGGTAATTACTTTTCCTTCGCCAACATTCGAAATCAAAATACTTGCATCACTACAACCTTTAGGAATGCGGAAGGGAATTAAAGTAGAATGATTAAAGGGGTTGGGGATGTTTTGACCAAGCATTACATTGTCAGTATTTTCTATTCCAACCGAAATTACTCCGTCATTTAAATTAGAAGTATTAATCATTGATGTTAACATTGCAATTTGTGATTTTAATGTATCAATTTCGGATTTTTGGTTTGTATTTCCTGAGTCCAGTTCCTGTACTGCTTTTACTAACGGAACTACAAATTCTGCATAGCGCAAACCGTAATAATCATTTTCATTTTTTGGTTTATCTACACCACTGAAATCATAACCAATTTCTTCTGCTGCTTTTTCAACTTCCTGCGCAATGAATCCGGTTTGTAATATGCTTCCTTTTATTTGTTCACTTTCTTTCAAGCGCAAACTATCAGGGGTTTTTAAATAAGATGCGATAGCATCCATATCAAGATAATAAGTAACAGGATTTAATTTGGTGATAAATTCAAGCCCCGGAACTTTGTTATTAATATTAGTTTTAAATCTTTTGTCGGAGATATTTGTCCAGTCGGTGAATCCGCCGATGCTGGTGATATCAATATTTCCCAGGCGTATTTGATTATCTGCAGAAATTTCTGTTCCATATCCTAATGCTGTTGAATTTGAAAATTGAGAATAATTATTATTATATGAATAATTACCAACAGCTGTATTATTATTTCCTGAGGTATTGGTGAACAAAGCATAATATCCCAGTGCTGTATTATCATTTCCAACATTATTTGAACCGAGTGCCCTACTTCCTAATGCGCTATTGAAATTTCCTTCTGAATTAATATGTAAAGCTGCCGTTCCTACAACAGTATTATTATTCCCAATTGAATTGACCTGCAATGACGCATAACCAATTGCAGTATTTTCATATCCATCTGTATTATATGTCATTGAACTTCCGCCAATTGCGGTATTTGCAGCGCCATTTACATTTTGAGAAAGTGCTTGATTCCCTACTGCTGTGTTTCCACTACCCGCATTCATATTTAAGCAATATAAACCTAAACAGGTATTGCCAAAAACATATGGATCTGTATTTGTTCCACCCGTTCCAATATTTAATTCGTTTATTTTAGCATTTCCCCCTACAACCTCCAATCTGCAGGTTGGACTTGGTGTTCCTATTCCAACATTAACAGCATCATCCGCTGTTCCGCCTAGTACCAAACTGTTACTCGAACCTACTTTCGCATTATATCCAATTGCTGTTGCATTATGCAGGTTTCCGGAAACTACGTCTGCTGCAAAACCTACAGCTGTATTGTTATCCCCATTTGTATTACTTCCCAAAGCGTTTGCTCCAATTGCAGTATTGTTATCACCATAGTTAGCAAACAAAGAATATGCTCCAATTCCGGTATTTAAATTTCCGGACCCTCCCTGGGATAAAGCCCTAAAGCCAAATGCTGCATTTTGATCACCAGATGATCCGCCTGATAAGTCGCCTACGGCAACATTTCCGCTACCAGTGTAAAAACCTGCTCCGGCTTCATAGCCAATACCTATATTGTCAGAGCCGGTTGTGCTACCATTTGAATAATATCCGATTCCGATATTATTTCCGCCTGTCTCATTAAGAAATAATGCCCTGTATCCAATGCCTGTATTTGCACTACCTTCAGTATTTGAAAATAATGTGTAACTGCCAATTCCAATATTATAGGCTGCGGAACTTGAGTTCATAGTATAGGAACCAAGGGCAATATTATTATTTCCAATACTTGAATTACCCGAAAAATGCCCGAGCATTAAATTGTCGTTTAATCCGTCTATCCGCCCTGCATTTTCATTGTTTACCCGAAAATTAATTGGCGCACTGTCGGTTGTCCCGATAAAATCCGTCCCGTCATTAGTACCTGCATTTCCGGAAAGCGACCATCCACTTCCCCCATCAGAAGAATTGATTGTAAAATCAGGATAAGATCCGCTTATTGTTGTTCCACCTGTTCCAGTTAAAGTAACTACCTGATCAGGTGCTGTATTATCAAATGTATTTCCTGTGAGAGATAACCCGCTGCCTGCATTGTAGGTTGTATTATTATCTGTAGAACTGATTGTAAAATTTGGATAGCTTCCGGTAATTGTAGTTGCCCCGCCACCGGATAATACTACTGTTTGATCAGGAGCAATATTAGTGATGGTTGTTCCGGCAATATT is a window encoding:
- a CDS encoding tail fiber domain-containing protein, producing the protein MKKHIVFSLFLLTLFTPIYNQTTNKFPKNGSAGIGTMAPNNSAILEMVSTNKGVLVPRMTQLQRDAIASPATGLLIYQTDIIAGFYYYSGTAWTAVGANTTLSNLNATTAINSNLLPNTNGTLNLGSNAFKWNNIYLNALKIGGATQTSAFIPYTSGTGINIAGTTITNIAPDQTVVLSGGGATTITGSYPNFTISSTDNNTTYNAGSGLSLTGNTFDNTAPDQVVTLTGTGGTTISGSYPDFTINSSDGGSGWSLSGNAGTNDGTDFIGTTDSAPINFRVNNENAGRIDGLNDNLMLGHFSGNSSIGNNNIALGSYTMNSSSAAYNIGIGSYTLFSNTEGSANTGIGYRALFLNETGGNNIGIGYYSNGSTTGSDNIGIGYEAGAGFYTGSGNVAVGDLSGGSSGDQNAAFGFRALSQGGSGNLNTGIGAYSLFANYGDNNTAIGANALGSNTNGDNNTAVGFAADVVSGNLHNATAIGYNAKVGSSNSLVLGGTADDAVNVGIGTPSPTCRLEVVGGNAKINELNIGTGGTNTDPYVFGNTCLGLYCLNMNAGSGNTAVGNQALSQNVNGAANTAIGGSSMTYNTDGYENTAIGYASLQVNSIGNNNTVVGTAALHINSEGNFNSALGSRALGSNNVGNDNTALGYYALFTNTSGNNNTAVGNYSYNNNYSQFSNSTALGYGTEISADNQIRLGNIDITSIGGFTDWTNISDKRFKTNINNKVPGLEFITKLNPVTYYLDMDAIASYLKTPDSLRLKESEQIKGSILQTGFIAQEVEKAAEEIGYDFSGVDKPKNENDYYGLRYAEFVVPLVKAVQELDSGNTNQKSEIDTLKSQIAMLTSMINTSNLNDGVISVGIENTDNVMLGQNIPNPFNHSTLIPFRIPKGCSDASILISNVGEGKVITVVPISCEETHISFDAGELASGTYTYSLIVDGVVIGTKQMVLTK